In a genomic window of Bacillus sp. E(2018):
- a CDS encoding iron ABC transporter permease, translating into MFKSKTKLIKENKVYSRPAVGTVILLLGFALLLLSIVLAISVGAAKIQFLTVWNAVINYDPTREADRIIMSLRLPRELGAAIVGAAFAVSGAIMQGMTRNPLADPGLLGLNAGASLALACVFAFHTEANYLTVMVLSFIGAGIGAMLVFGLGSMSRGGLTPVRITLAGAAVSALLSSLGEGIALYFKLSQDLAFWTAGGVSGTNWSQLKIIVPVVLVGIIVAVMFSRQLTILSFGEEVARGLGQRTLFTKIVLMTVVLILAGAAVSLVGAIAFVGLMVPHIVRFLVGTDYRWIIPCSAIFGSVLMVLADTFARTVNAPYETPVGAVVAMIGVPSFLYLARKGGRKLS; encoded by the coding sequence ATGTTCAAATCAAAAACCAAGCTTATAAAAGAGAATAAAGTGTATTCGAGGCCAGCGGTAGGGACAGTTATTTTATTGTTAGGATTCGCACTTCTTTTGTTGAGTATCGTTCTTGCGATATCTGTGGGAGCCGCTAAGATTCAGTTTCTGACAGTTTGGAACGCAGTGATCAACTATGATCCTACTAGAGAAGCAGACCGTATCATTATGAGTCTACGATTACCGAGAGAGCTTGGTGCAGCCATCGTCGGTGCGGCGTTTGCTGTAAGTGGAGCAATCATGCAAGGGATGACTAGAAACCCGTTAGCAGACCCTGGTCTACTTGGTTTGAACGCGGGAGCAAGTCTCGCTCTTGCTTGTGTGTTCGCTTTTCATACAGAAGCAAACTACCTTACCGTAATGGTTCTATCTTTCATAGGTGCAGGAATAGGTGCGATGTTAGTATTCGGACTTGGCTCCATGAGCCGAGGTGGATTGACTCCAGTCCGGATTACGTTAGCAGGTGCAGCGGTTTCTGCACTGCTTTCTTCTTTAGGAGAAGGCATCGCGTTATATTTTAAGCTTTCTCAGGACCTTGCGTTCTGGACGGCAGGAGGTGTGTCAGGCACAAACTGGTCTCAGCTGAAAATTATCGTACCTGTCGTGTTGGTTGGAATCATTGTAGCTGTTATGTTCTCAAGGCAGTTAACCATCTTAAGCTTTGGTGAAGAAGTAGCACGCGGCCTTGGTCAACGAACTCTATTTACGAAAATCGTTCTCATGACGGTAGTGTTAATCTTAGCAGGTGCTGCCGTTTCACTCGTTGGTGCTATTGCATTTGTAGGTCTTATGGTTCCGCATATCGTGCGTTTCTTAGTTGGAACAGACTATCGGTGGATCATTCCATGTTCTGCTATCTTCGGAAGTGTGCTCATGGTGCTAGCAGATACGTTTGCCCGAACGGTAAACGCGCCTTATGAAACTCCAGTCGGTGCAGTAGTCGCTATGATCGGGGTACCTTCCTTCCTCTACCTTGCAAGAAAGGGAGGAAGAAAATTATCATGA
- a CDS encoding iron ABC transporter permease has product MMNAHQMKKVRVTTIAAILLLIAVFIISVATGFASLTPSELFRTIMGQGTPRENLILFEFRLPRIIVAILAGMGLAVSGAILQSITKNPLSDPGILGINAGAGLMVVVYIMFFTVETTSFLYVLPLFALFGGMLTAFVIYIMSYIKGEGVEPTRLVLVGVGLAAALYGATLTLSTRLDMEDYSFMANWMAGRIWGDDWTFVLSLLPWILLLLPYTMFKSNVLNTLNLHENVSVGVGVNVSRERISLIMVAVALASASVAVSGGIAFVGLMAPHIARSLVGPRHQVFLPVAALIGGILLLAADTIGRVVLDPSGIPAGIIVTIIGAPYFMYLLAKK; this is encoded by the coding sequence ATGATGAATGCACACCAGATGAAGAAAGTAAGAGTAACGACGATTGCGGCGATTTTATTGCTGATAGCCGTTTTTATTATAAGTGTGGCAACTGGTTTTGCTTCCTTAACTCCTTCAGAATTATTTCGAACCATAATGGGGCAAGGAACGCCAAGAGAGAATCTCATTCTTTTTGAGTTCCGTTTACCACGTATCATTGTTGCTATTCTTGCGGGGATGGGACTCGCTGTGTCTGGAGCCATCCTCCAAAGTATCACGAAGAACCCGCTTTCAGACCCTGGTATTTTAGGAATAAATGCTGGTGCTGGTCTGATGGTTGTGGTGTATATTATGTTCTTTACAGTGGAAACCACAAGTTTTTTATATGTATTGCCGTTATTCGCATTATTTGGAGGAATGCTAACAGCGTTTGTGATCTACATCATGTCTTACATAAAAGGCGAAGGTGTTGAACCTACCCGGCTCGTCTTAGTCGGTGTGGGTTTAGCTGCCGCTTTGTATGGAGCAACATTGACACTATCTACGAGATTGGATATGGAAGATTATTCGTTCATGGCGAACTGGATGGCAGGCAGGATTTGGGGCGATGATTGGACGTTTGTTTTATCGTTGCTCCCATGGATTTTGCTGCTGCTTCCTTATACGATGTTTAAATCCAATGTATTAAATACGTTGAATTTGCATGAGAACGTATCTGTCGGTGTAGGTGTGAATGTAAGTAGAGAACGAATTTCTTTAATCATGGTCGCTGTAGCACTTGCATCGGCTTCTGTAGCAGTTAGTGGTGGAATTGCTTTTGTAGGATTGATGGCTCCTCATATCGCACGTTCACTAGTAGGTCCGAGACATCAAGTCTTCCTTCCCGTTGCAGCATTAATTGGGGGCATCTTACTCCTGGCAGCTGACACAATCGGAAGAGTAGTATTAGACCCCAGTGGAATACCAGCAGGAATCATTGTGACTATCATAGGGGCACCGTACTTTATGTACCTACTTGCAAAAAAATAG
- a CDS encoding sigma-70 family RNA polymerase sigma factor, whose amino-acid sequence METEELVKKAIKGNDEAFLQLIQTYKVDLYKTALSFLRNEEEALEAIQEVTYRAYKNIKKLKSKFYFKTWLIRIMINYCNDQLKHKKRVVMNDEMLNSLGVSENHTQLELKDAMLHLDDRSREVLTLKYFNDVKIKDIATIMQCPEGTVKTWLNKALRTLREKLEEKGGNLHV is encoded by the coding sequence TTGGAGACAGAAGAGTTAGTGAAGAAAGCGATAAAAGGAAACGATGAGGCATTTTTACAACTGATTCAAACGTATAAAGTCGATTTATATAAAACAGCTCTATCTTTTTTGCGCAATGAAGAAGAAGCACTCGAAGCTATTCAAGAAGTAACGTACCGTGCTTACAAAAATATTAAGAAACTAAAAAGTAAGTTCTATTTTAAAACATGGTTGATCCGCATTATGATCAACTATTGTAATGATCAGTTGAAACACAAAAAGCGAGTCGTCATGAATGATGAAATGTTGAATTCGTTAGGTGTTTCAGAGAACCACACACAATTGGAACTGAAGGACGCGATGTTACATTTAGACGATAGGTCACGTGAAGTCCTTACGTTAAAATACTTTAATGACGTAAAGATAAAAGATATAGCAACTATCATGCAGTGTCCAGAAGGAACGGTTAAAACGTGGCTGAATAAAGCGTTACGAACATTAAGAGAAAAGCTAGAGGAGAAAGGAGGTAATCTACATGTTTGA
- a CDS encoding DUF4179 domain-containing protein: MFEREKEQLNDLKKEYENIPISLESIDQAILTGFQKAKTEERKSRMKKRSAFGFIAAALLLMGLFSSIKNSPALANYISEIPGMEKIVSMIRDDKGRMAAVEKKYYQKQGVSDEKDGLIVTIDGTIADEMGMVLFYSIESKEKLKEVMFDDVKIRAKDGTVLDEAYNSFGDAHSSDKGETKFSGEIEYFFEVPIEAKEYIVDLKIKDMNFTINLKLNEFKKKKEYAVQQTMDLEGQKINIEKVTIYPLRAVVKLKMNDENKKYILRIDDLRLVDENNEVWGNITNGITGSGDKDTEREVYLQSNYFKEPKELYLVLNSAQAIDKDNAVIVVDTDKMKIIKQPNGNKLRNLRKEDGQLVFDLHTKKPFHYAIFSTITDAQGKKIEVSTQSMGTEEEKGTTRLGIELPPIDRSQNPLTIDLSFYPEWIKGNEKIRIK; the protein is encoded by the coding sequence ATGTTTGAAAGAGAGAAAGAACAACTGAACGATTTAAAGAAAGAGTATGAAAATATACCGATTTCACTAGAATCTATTGATCAGGCGATATTAACTGGTTTTCAAAAGGCAAAAACAGAAGAGCGGAAATCTAGAATGAAGAAGAGAAGTGCTTTTGGTTTTATAGCGGCAGCTCTTTTACTCATGGGATTATTTTCTTCTATTAAGAATTCACCGGCTTTAGCTAATTACATTTCTGAAATACCAGGCATGGAAAAAATAGTGAGTATGATTCGTGATGATAAAGGAAGAATGGCAGCTGTTGAAAAAAAATATTATCAAAAACAAGGCGTATCAGATGAAAAAGATGGGTTGATAGTTACTATCGATGGAACGATTGCTGATGAGATGGGCATGGTGCTTTTTTATTCGATAGAATCCAAAGAAAAATTAAAAGAGGTTATGTTCGATGATGTGAAAATCAGAGCGAAAGATGGTACCGTATTGGATGAGGCTTATAATTCATTCGGTGATGCCCATTCATCAGATAAAGGCGAGACTAAGTTTAGTGGAGAAATTGAATATTTCTTTGAAGTTCCTATTGAAGCAAAAGAATATATTGTCGACCTCAAAATAAAGGATATGAATTTCACAATCAATTTAAAACTTAATGAATTTAAAAAGAAAAAAGAATATGCAGTCCAACAAACCATGGATTTAGAAGGCCAAAAGATCAATATTGAAAAGGTAACCATATATCCATTACGAGCTGTTGTGAAGTTAAAGATGAATGATGAAAATAAGAAATACATCTTGAGGATTGATGATCTTCGCCTTGTAGATGAGAACAATGAAGTCTGGGGTAATATAACAAATGGTATTACCGGTTCGGGCGATAAAGACACTGAGAGGGAAGTTTATCTGCAAAGTAACTATTTTAAAGAACCGAAAGAATTGTATTTAGTATTAAACAGTGCTCAAGCTATAGATAAAGATAATGCAGTCATTGTGGTGGATACAGATAAAATGAAGATTATAAAACAACCCAATGGAAACAAGTTGAGAAATTTAAGGAAAGAAGATGGACAGCTCGTCTTTGATCTGCATACAAAAAAACCTTTCCATTATGCTATTTTTAGCACAATAACTGATGCACAAGGTAAAAAAATTGAAGTGAGCACACAGTCCATGGGTACTGAAGAAGAAAAAGGAACAACCCGACTAGGAATAGAGCTACCTCCAATAGATCGCTCACAAAATCCTCTAACCATTGACTTAAGTTTTTATCCGGAGTGGATTAAAGGTAATGAAAAAATTAGAATCAAATAA
- a CDS encoding VOC family protein translates to MRLDHTGIAVRRIDEAIEFYTNVLGGKLTERYTSEKPGVETHIAVIELENQVIELLEPTSKTSPIERFIRQKGKGVHHLAYEVDDLLQTIDDFEARGYTFLKDTYRTNPFGRRLIYMNPAHSQGQIIELCDYPDKREES, encoded by the coding sequence ATGAGACTAGACCATACCGGAATTGCAGTTAGACGAATAGATGAAGCAATTGAATTTTATACGAATGTACTAGGCGGAAAGCTGACTGAACGATATACGAGTGAAAAGCCTGGAGTAGAGACTCACATTGCCGTGATTGAGCTTGAAAACCAGGTGATTGAACTTCTTGAACCTACGAGTAAAACATCTCCGATCGAGCGGTTCATCCGACAGAAGGGAAAGGGTGTGCATCACTTGGCTTATGAAGTGGACGATCTTCTTCAAACGATTGATGACTTTGAAGCTAGAGGGTATACCTTTTTAAAAGATACGTATCGAACAAATCCCTTTGGCAGAAGGTTGATTTATATGAATCCTGCGCATTCACAAGGACAGATTATTGAGCTGTGTGATTATCCGGATAAGAGGGAGGAGAGCTGA
- a CDS encoding DUF3445 domain-containing protein, whose protein sequence is MKWTGDLAHFPYPFKGSTYRYSNNSIPMKQPYCIEVTPSYKKEMLFKRKLLSDHPERCYQSLPHSITGQWEIVEIVIDHLVSKYPQDFSIEKENNSWIFTNKILDEKKEFIFGEKNSLPCEPLFFISQHVQEDLIYMRQRDDNLYLDAGQLCFPANWSLAFNIGMKFKSIHHPIPGFKEEGLDQRILQFLMRLEAGTPWERLNWSLMAGDRLDTSLETFDQWGPLRKQVTSENAGELVHIRVEVQKLFRLSRTNSILFSIHTHLLALEQLATNIEWLQQFYEILSELPDHIVEYKGISTYKKAVLKYLEKQLQQVKTL, encoded by the coding sequence ATGAAATGGACAGGTGATCTTGCACATTTTCCTTATCCGTTTAAAGGTTCAACGTATCGTTATTCCAACAATTCAATCCCCATGAAACAGCCTTATTGCATAGAGGTTACCCCGAGTTACAAAAAAGAGATGCTATTCAAGCGAAAACTATTGAGTGATCACCCTGAACGTTGTTATCAATCGCTGCCACATTCTATTACAGGGCAGTGGGAGATTGTTGAAATCGTGATCGATCACTTAGTTTCAAAGTACCCACAAGATTTTTCAATCGAGAAAGAGAATAATAGTTGGATATTTACCAATAAAATATTGGATGAAAAGAAGGAATTTATTTTTGGTGAGAAAAACTCTCTTCCATGTGAACCGTTGTTCTTTATTAGTCAGCATGTGCAAGAAGATCTCATTTACATGAGACAGCGTGACGATAATCTGTATTTAGATGCAGGACAGCTTTGTTTTCCTGCCAACTGGTCTCTCGCTTTTAACATAGGAATGAAATTTAAAAGCATTCATCATCCTATTCCAGGCTTTAAGGAAGAAGGGCTAGATCAACGAATTTTACAGTTTCTTATGAGGCTTGAAGCAGGAACACCTTGGGAACGTTTGAATTGGTCGCTTATGGCAGGTGATCGACTTGATACATCGCTTGAAACCTTTGATCAGTGGGGACCTCTCCGTAAACAGGTCACAAGTGAGAACGCAGGTGAGCTTGTCCATATTCGAGTAGAGGTGCAGAAGTTATTCAGGCTATCACGTACAAACAGTATTCTCTTTTCCATCCACACACATTTGCTGGCTCTGGAACAACTAGCAACAAACATAGAATGGCTGCAGCAATTTTACGAAATCCTATCTGAACTTCCTGACCATATTGTAGAATACAAGGGAATCTCAACCTACAAAAAAGCTGTGTTGAAGTACTTGGAGAAACAGCTTCAACAGGTGAAGACGTTATGA
- a CDS encoding dimethylamine monooxygenase subunit DmmA family protein — MSMDAVFIEGKRKYIFCSDEHGLRVLSSVFEHVKKEKLAYEWYHFSAEKRECLEEFLSKQKMGTFLYVELPYSELHTVQMMAKRIGFSSDETQYFGYGEKWISIFCCRCHELNRAEEQQTGLTCHQCELKLEVSDHYSELHHAFLGYPATG, encoded by the coding sequence ATGAGTATGGATGCAGTCTTTATTGAAGGAAAAAGAAAATATATATTTTGTTCAGATGAGCATGGATTAAGGGTTTTAAGTAGTGTGTTCGAACACGTGAAGAAAGAGAAGTTGGCTTATGAGTGGTATCATTTTTCTGCTGAAAAAAGAGAGTGCCTAGAAGAATTTCTAAGTAAGCAAAAGATGGGAACTTTTCTCTATGTGGAGCTGCCCTATTCTGAACTTCATACCGTGCAAATGATGGCAAAACGTATCGGCTTCTCGAGTGATGAGACTCAATATTTTGGTTATGGTGAGAAGTGGATTAGTATATTCTGTTGCCGTTGTCATGAACTGAACAGAGCAGAAGAACAACAAACTGGATTAACTTGCCATCAATGTGAATTAAAGCTTGAAGTGTCAGACCACTATTCTGAACTTCACCATGCATTTTTAGGCTATCCAGCTACAGGTTAG
- a CDS encoding PDR/VanB family oxidoreductase — protein MYIEPTLFVRVSSIEKITKQVKKFTLFPETGKELPRFSGGSHISTYLKTPSRLIVRQYSLVSHPDKRSNYEIAVRLSENSKGGSLHWHQGMKVGDRLQISYPKNHFSLSFRARHHVFYAAGIGITPFLSIMQDISTNRQTFELHYASKSEESCVFHSYIKKHYPNQSHFYFSDQHQRLQTTSLENHPIGTHVYFCGPEGFIEQFRTASWELGYPETTVHYERFLPTRIKHMKPFKVVLNNGSELTVEENQTLLEVLLANGIDILYSCRVGRCGTCEIPVAEGKVEHLDDFLSAQQKKEQNCILACVSRGQSDKLMLKI, from the coding sequence TTGTACATTGAACCTACTTTATTCGTACGGGTTTCATCTATAGAAAAGATAACGAAGCAGGTTAAGAAGTTTACGCTGTTCCCAGAAACGGGAAAGGAACTTCCAAGATTTAGTGGAGGGTCACATATTTCTACTTACCTAAAAACACCGTCAAGACTCATTGTGAGACAATATTCTCTAGTAAGTCATCCAGACAAGCGTTCCAATTATGAAATTGCTGTTCGATTAAGTGAAAATTCTAAAGGTGGTTCACTCCACTGGCATCAGGGTATGAAAGTGGGAGATCGACTTCAGATCAGTTATCCCAAGAATCATTTTTCTCTTAGCTTTAGAGCGAGACATCACGTGTTTTACGCGGCAGGCATCGGTATTACCCCATTCCTTTCTATAATGCAGGATATCTCAACTAACAGACAAACCTTTGAACTTCATTACGCCTCTAAATCTGAGGAGAGCTGTGTTTTTCATTCATACATAAAAAAGCATTATCCGAATCAAAGCCACTTTTACTTTTCCGATCAACATCAACGTTTACAAACCACTTCCTTAGAAAATCATCCAATCGGAACCCATGTTTATTTTTGTGGACCTGAAGGGTTTATTGAGCAGTTTAGGACAGCATCATGGGAGCTAGGATATCCTGAAACTACAGTGCATTATGAGCGATTTTTACCAACTCGGATTAAGCATATGAAGCCATTTAAGGTTGTGCTTAATAATGGGAGTGAATTAACAGTAGAAGAGAATCAAACACTTCTAGAAGTATTGTTAGCAAATGGTATTGATATTCTGTACTCGTGTAGAGTAGGTAGATGTGGTACGTGTGAAATTCCAGTCGCTGAAGGAAAGGTTGAACATTTAGATGATTTTCTTAGTGCACAACAAAAGAAGGAGCAAAATTGTATTTTAGCCTGTGTTTCACGTGGTCAGTCAGATAAACTAATGTTAAAGATTTAA
- a CDS encoding MFS transporter encodes MKHRRLLVYLVALAAFLGPFSQTIYVPLIPEVTKELHTTPFLVNFSISIYTIFLALMQMVYGPLTDSIGRRKVMLTGILIYLVATIGCYFSSSIEFLLVFRSLQAVGIAAGSVVAVTVIGDLFEGKDRIQPMGTFQMMVSLGPVLGPVVGGFLSASFNFHMIFIALMCVGFIILAGNFIFLYETKPSTLKKQNFRFSDFLTILQNRIGYTVIGLGFIQYYALYNFLVFLPAIMSERYSLSVEQKGLVFLPLSLGIVVGSFIGGKMRKYNERKVIVYSAFFNVISLLLFILVSNVSLILLILSISLFGLFLGMSLPVQTALLTQEFQSNRATAIGAYNFFRYMGMSIGPLLGSFLYHLGSYGLVYGFVDAMLLLFVILMRKHLIQNKKSAN; translated from the coding sequence GTGAAGCACCGCAGATTGTTAGTCTACCTTGTTGCACTTGCTGCATTTCTCGGTCCTTTTTCTCAAACGATTTACGTTCCTCTTATTCCTGAGGTGACGAAAGAACTTCATACGACACCATTTTTGGTTAACTTTTCGATTTCTATCTACACAATTTTTCTAGCTTTGATGCAGATGGTTTATGGACCACTTACGGATTCTATCGGAAGACGTAAAGTGATGTTAACGGGTATCCTCATTTACTTAGTGGCTACGATTGGGTGTTATTTTTCTTCATCGATCGAATTTCTTTTAGTGTTCAGATCTCTTCAGGCTGTTGGAATTGCCGCTGGTTCTGTTGTAGCAGTAACGGTTATTGGTGATCTATTCGAAGGGAAAGATCGTATTCAGCCTATGGGGACGTTTCAAATGATGGTGTCCCTCGGCCCTGTTTTAGGCCCTGTAGTTGGTGGTTTTTTAAGTGCTTCGTTCAATTTTCATATGATTTTTATAGCGTTAATGTGTGTTGGATTTATCATCTTAGCAGGAAATTTTATCTTTTTGTACGAAACAAAACCTAGTACATTAAAAAAACAGAACTTTAGATTTTCAGATTTCCTTACGATTTTGCAAAACCGTATCGGATACACCGTTATTGGTTTAGGATTTATTCAGTACTACGCTCTTTATAACTTCTTAGTGTTCCTTCCGGCTATTATGAGTGAAAGGTACTCCTTGTCTGTAGAACAAAAAGGTCTAGTATTTTTACCATTGTCACTTGGAATTGTGGTGGGGAGTTTTATTGGTGGCAAAATGAGAAAGTACAATGAACGAAAAGTAATTGTTTACTCTGCTTTTTTCAACGTCATTTCCTTACTTTTGTTTATCCTAGTCTCAAACGTATCGCTGATTTTATTGATTCTATCAATCTCATTATTTGGTCTTTTCTTGGGTATGTCATTACCCGTTCAGACAGCTCTTCTAACACAGGAGTTTCAATCCAATCGTGCTACAGCAATTGGCGCGTATAACTTTTTTAGATACATGGGGATGTCGATCGGACCCCTGTTAGGCAGTTTCCTCTATCATCTTGGTAGTTATGGCTTGGTATATGGATTTGTAGATGCAATGTTACTCCTTTTTGTCATTTTAATGAGAAAACATTTAATACAAAATAAAAAATCTGCTAATTAG
- a CDS encoding excisionase family DNA-binding protein encodes MYLTIKETAEYLSMPEAVVESLVQQNKIRTIFDGNQHLINKEQFNTHFEQLEKYKKMVEEYLSEPIPEDWDAKDED; translated from the coding sequence ATGTATCTTACAATAAAAGAAACGGCTGAATATTTATCGATGCCTGAAGCGGTAGTTGAAAGCTTAGTTCAGCAGAATAAAATCCGTACCATTTTTGACGGTAACCAGCATCTTATTAACAAGGAACAGTTCAATACACACTTTGAACAGTTAGAAAAATATAAGAAGATGGTTGAGGAGTACTTAAGTGAACCCATTCCTGAAGATTGGGATGCTAAAGATGAAGATTAA
- a CDS encoding STAS domain-containing protein, translating to MHRDKALHSFLIEKTWQLTEDWYQSIDKSKATGVYASTNPKTIETLKKQNHEFHEHFCEVFVTEENKFLKDFERWVVMIAQDEEHLNTPLTVIMKEFFNVQKQYLNLIQEFVNLHQGQYPQTIIDAWNEIIIETFNKIVTWFVEENQKYSEEKLIAQQEMINELSSPVIALNNHMGLLPLIGVIDTQRAKYIVENTLDQCTEKEITHLFIDLSGVLIIDTMVAQQIFSLIETLGLIGVKSTLSGIRPEIAMTAIQLGLSFEKVSIKSSLAQAIGSQQ from the coding sequence ATGCATAGAGATAAGGCGCTGCATTCTTTTTTAATTGAAAAAACATGGCAGTTGACGGAAGATTGGTATCAATCCATTGATAAATCAAAGGCCACGGGGGTATACGCTTCCACAAATCCCAAGACGATTGAAACGCTAAAAAAACAAAATCACGAATTTCACGAACATTTTTGTGAGGTTTTTGTAACGGAAGAAAATAAATTTCTAAAAGACTTTGAAAGATGGGTGGTTATGATTGCTCAAGACGAAGAGCATTTGAACACACCTCTAACGGTAATCATGAAAGAATTCTTCAACGTACAAAAGCAGTATTTAAATCTCATACAAGAATTCGTTAATCTTCATCAAGGTCAATATCCTCAAACAATTATCGATGCATGGAATGAAATCATTATTGAAACGTTCAATAAGATTGTGACGTGGTTTGTTGAAGAAAACCAAAAGTATAGTGAAGAAAAATTAATCGCGCAACAAGAAATGATCAACGAGCTCAGTTCACCTGTTATCGCACTGAACAATCATATGGGCCTTCTTCCATTGATCGGTGTGATCGATACTCAAAGAGCCAAGTATATAGTTGAAAACACACTAGATCAATGTACCGAAAAAGAGATTACGCATCTTTTTATCGATCTCTCTGGTGTACTGATTATTGATACGATGGTCGCTCAGCAGATCTTCTCGCTTATTGAAACGCTAGGTCTTATCGGAGTAAAGTCAACCTTGTCTGGCATCCGACCTGAAATTGCTATGACCGCTATTCAATTAGGATTATCCTTTGAGAAAGTTTCCATAAAGTCGAGTCTCGCTCAAGCGATCGGTTCACAACAATAA
- a CDS encoding FAD-binding oxidoreductase, producing MDIFQGLTGEIVLPDNPQYDAARQEWNRAIQKFPSVIVYCSKYEDVSHAILWAQKYGKDIRIRSGGHHYEGYSTGNGVLVIDISRLNDVAINEEEGTVTFQGGIQNKDLYQAVGSKGYPFPGGTCPTVGVSGFVLGGGWGFSSRLFGLGCDSLVELELINYKGLFLKVNETENSDLFWACKGAGGGNFGVVVSMTFKLPPKVEQVTLFELSKPEATTKELGKFLRIWQKWLVNLDKRMCLNVSMYNAVSEGLAIFGRGFFYGTKEEALKLLNVYKKIDGFQISAKSLTFLEAVTEVESTYPPYEKFNSTGRFVYKEYDLEEVEAIVNLVKKRAEGSVFAALTVYAMGGQIRNVSKTESAFYYRKARYILGIQSVWEDPAVADENRRWVEKRFRYLETITKGSFVNFPYSELKNYEKEYFGRNVERIQRINQKYDPKRVFAFPQSIR from the coding sequence ATGGATATCTTTCAAGGTTTAACAGGGGAAATTGTCTTACCGGATAATCCGCAATATGACGCTGCACGTCAAGAATGGAACAGAGCCATTCAAAAATTTCCAAGTGTTATTGTCTATTGTTCTAAATATGAAGATGTAAGCCATGCCATTTTATGGGCACAAAAATATGGTAAGGATATACGAATTCGATCAGGGGGTCATCATTACGAAGGCTATTCGACTGGTAATGGTGTTTTGGTCATCGATATCAGTCGGTTGAATGATGTCGCTATTAATGAGGAAGAAGGAACAGTTACCTTTCAAGGAGGCATTCAGAACAAAGATCTTTATCAAGCGGTAGGTTCTAAAGGATATCCATTTCCAGGCGGAACTTGTCCAACTGTTGGTGTCAGCGGCTTTGTGCTCGGTGGAGGATGGGGTTTTTCTAGCCGATTATTCGGTCTGGGTTGTGACAGCTTAGTGGAACTAGAGTTAATCAACTATAAAGGTCTGTTTTTAAAAGTGAATGAAACAGAAAATAGTGATCTGTTTTGGGCATGCAAAGGTGCAGGAGGAGGCAACTTTGGAGTAGTCGTTTCCATGACATTCAAGCTTCCGCCCAAAGTAGAACAAGTGACATTGTTTGAGCTCTCGAAGCCTGAAGCCACAACAAAAGAGCTAGGCAAGTTTTTACGAATATGGCAGAAGTGGCTTGTGAATCTAGATAAACGAATGTGTTTGAATGTTAGCATGTATAATGCTGTTTCTGAGGGACTTGCTATCTTTGGCAGGGGATTTTTTTATGGAACAAAGGAAGAAGCATTAAAACTGTTAAATGTTTATAAAAAAATAGACGGCTTTCAGATTTCTGCCAAATCTTTAACCTTTTTAGAGGCTGTTACGGAAGTTGAGTCTACCTATCCACCATATGAAAAATTTAATTCGACCGGACGCTTTGTATACAAAGAATACGACCTAGAAGAAGTGGAGGCAATCGTGAATCTTGTGAAAAAGCGTGCGGAAGGTTCAGTGTTTGCAGCACTCACCGTGTATGCAATGGGAGGTCAGATTCGTAATGTCAGTAAAACGGAATCTGCTTTTTATTACCGAAAAGCACGTTATATCTTAGGCATACAATCCGTATGGGAAGATCCGGCCGTCGCAGATGAAAATAGAAGATGGGTGGAAAAACGGTTCAGGTATTTGGAGACCATCACAAAAGGGTCATTTGTTAATTTTCCATACAGTGAACTGAAAAACTATGAAAAAGAGTATTTTGGCAGAAATGTGGAGAGAATTCAACGAATCAATCAAAAATACGATCCTAAAAGAGTGTTTGCTTTTCCGCAATCCATTCGTTGA